One Egibacteraceae bacterium genomic window carries:
- a CDS encoding regulatory protein RecX, producing the protein MAESGPFDKAVAEALSFVLRSTANRPQTEAELITKLERQELAGDVIDAALARARQVGAVDDVAFAAAWVEDRGRQRGYGQARLRRELRRREVPDGIVDAALARLDDRDDLAVATDLALRRAQQLPGSLQPEAVARRLVGFLARRGYSEGLARRAAITASGLDREWD; encoded by the coding sequence GTGGCCGAATCGGGGCCGTTCGACAAGGCCGTCGCCGAAGCCCTGTCCTTCGTGCTGCGGAGCACGGCCAACCGGCCGCAGACCGAGGCGGAGCTCATCACCAAGCTCGAGCGTCAGGAGCTCGCGGGGGACGTGATCGATGCTGCCCTGGCGCGCGCTCGCCAGGTGGGTGCCGTGGACGACGTCGCCTTCGCCGCGGCGTGGGTCGAGGACAGGGGACGCCAACGGGGCTACGGGCAGGCCCGGCTGCGTCGGGAGCTGCGCCGCCGCGAGGTGCCCGACGGGATCGTCGACGCGGCGCTCGCGCGGCTGGACGACCGCGACGACCTCGCGGTCGCGACCGACCTGGCCCTGCGGCGGGCACAGCAGCTACCCGGCTCGCTGCAGCCCGAGGCGGTCGCCCGCCGCCTCGTCGGGTTCCTCGCGCGCCGTGGGTACTCCGAGGGGCTCGCACGGCGCGCGGCCATCACCGCGAGCGGCCTCGACCGCGAGTGGGACTAA